The Dethiosulfovibrio peptidovorans DSM 11002 genome has a window encoding:
- a CDS encoding asparaginase, translated as MQRLVVLFTGGTIASAFGEGGGKGPDSTVVGALRDHLTGFFAGRDVDVICREPWGVPGLDSSDLDPGHWVELASSIAIELENGATGFLILHGTDTMAYTSAWLSLCFPHVDVPIVLTGSQLTLDYMPEDVTVNLRGAAQVAFSDISGVWIYCNWKLIPGNRAHKAQALHPDAYVATNGQPMYFNPEWARKDRKGTVRQPLSHTLSPLAEKAMGHGPDVARNIGSRMAWLFCTPGFSPRLSGEERVLAILGYGAGNAPSGALHAVERAFDGLPKPHVIACSQAEGDMKNPGSYAGVGIASLADRGFTVWSQMDYPVEFIHALGCYSLLASSSAPGFVLSHYLRECSSETPLL; from the coding sequence TTGCAGAGATTGGTAGTGCTTTTCACCGGAGGCACAATAGCCAGCGCCTTCGGAGAGGGAGGAGGCAAGGGGCCGGACAGCACGGTGGTAGGTGCCCTGAGGGATCATCTCACCGGTTTTTTCGCTGGCAGAGACGTGGACGTGATATGTCGCGAACCCTGGGGAGTCCCTGGACTGGACAGCTCCGACCTAGACCCGGGCCATTGGGTAGAGCTGGCGTCGTCGATCGCTATAGAGCTAGAGAACGGCGCTACCGGTTTTCTGATCCTTCACGGAACGGACACCATGGCCTATACCTCTGCCTGGCTCAGCCTGTGTTTTCCCCATGTGGACGTGCCAATAGTGCTTACAGGCAGTCAGCTCACGTTGGATTATATGCCCGAGGACGTCACGGTAAACCTCAGGGGAGCGGCCCAGGTGGCCTTTTCGGATATCTCCGGGGTATGGATCTACTGCAACTGGAAGCTGATCCCGGGTAACAGGGCCCACAAGGCACAGGCTCTTCATCCCGACGCCTACGTGGCCACCAACGGTCAGCCTATGTACTTCAACCCGGAGTGGGCCAGGAAGGACAGAAAGGGAACGGTGAGACAGCCTCTTTCCCATACCTTGTCTCCTCTGGCGGAGAAGGCCATGGGCCACGGCCCGGATGTGGCGAGGAATATAGGTAGCCGGATGGCCTGGCTGTTCTGTACCCCCGGTTTTTCTCCCAGGCTTTCCGGGGAGGAGCGGGTGTTGGCCATATTGGGCTATGGAGCGGGCAACGCCCCTTCCGGGGCTCTCCATGCGGTCGAGAGGGCTTTCGACGGGCTTCCCAAACCCCACGTCATAGCCTGTAGCCAGGCAGAGGGAGACATGAAGAACCCCGGCAGCTACGCCGGGGTGGGTATAGCCTCCTTGGCCGATAGGGGATTCACAGTCTGGAGTCAGATGGACTACCCCGTAGAGTTCATCCACGCCCTCGGCTGTTATTCCCTGTTGGCCTCGTCCTCCGCTCCGGGGTTCGTCCTGTCCCACTATCTCAGGGAGTGCTCGTCAGAGACGCCGCTCCTATAA
- a CDS encoding rubrerythrin family protein, with protein sequence MGEKTMANLAEAFSGESQANRKYLFYSEVADKEGFTSVAKLFRAAAAAETLHAKTHYRNMGKICDTETNLKDAIAGETYEYTEMYPPFIDDAEAEGEKKAHKGFSLANEVEKVHAELYKRALEHLSEKRAVDYYLCTVCGHIEEGAAPDKCPVCGAPSKAYELVE encoded by the coding sequence TTCCGGCGAGTCCCAGGCCAACAGAAAGTATCTCTTCTACTCCGAGGTGGCAGATAAGGAAGGTTTCACCTCCGTTGCCAAGCTCTTCAGGGCCGCCGCTGCGGCGGAGACGCTTCACGCCAAGACGCACTATCGCAACATGGGCAAGATATGCGACACCGAGACCAATCTCAAGGATGCCATAGCCGGCGAGACCTACGAGTACACCGAGATGTATCCTCCTTTCATCGACGACGCCGAGGCGGAGGGTGAGAAGAAGGCCCATAAGGGCTTTTCCCTGGCCAACGAGGTGGAGAAGGTCCACGCCGAGCTGTATAAAAGAGCCCTGGAGCACCTCTCAGAGAAGAGGGCGGTGGACTACTATCTGTGCACCGTGTGTGGTCACATCGAGGAGGGAGCCGCTCCGGACAAATGCCCGGTCTGTGGAGCTCCCTCCAAGGCCTACGAGCTGGTGGAGTAG